A genomic segment from Nodularia sphaerocarpa UHCC 0038 encodes:
- a CDS encoding transglycosylase SLT domain-containing protein, producing the protein MLKKLQKKHISLIAFAALFAFSAGAMVSAPEIGKFLGQRLNLSQNQPEQISPANQAQSTVFALGSQSRPERAEKLEAIANGSSSPDRERARYLLASDLIETRDGEKALSLLQGLEKSYPSLGPYILLKQAQAQDILGESGKASDLRQRVLREYPEAAGKAKALYMIALPEHHDTAIAQFPSHPLTWEIIYKRLQENPNQPQLRLILAQYAYNQAGIVGVLDQLIKEPNLKPEEWEIVGTAYWENNQFAKAGDAYFKAPPTSRNLYRAARGIQIGGKEREKAIATYNQLIQQFPDARETGLALLRLSELARSRKDALPYLDRIIANFPQQASTAVVEKAKIYQGLNDQQSAQQTWELLLGKYASSNQAAEYRWNKANEQAKAKNYAGAWQWAQPIATNNPNSILAPRAGFWVGKWALTLGKQQEAKAAYEYVLSQFPYSYYAWRSAANLGLNVGNFDNVRQLQPEIVATQRPVPPAGSDTFKELYLLGEVNDAWLQWETEFLNKLQPTVAEQFTEGLMRLARGNNLSAISLISRLEDRETPEEQAEYQALSKEVKYWQARYPFPYRQEIKKWSAERQLNPLLVTGLMRQESMFEPKIKSVVGATGLMQVMPATGEWIAPQINLDSKTINLEDPNENINLGTWYLDFTHRQYDNNSMLAIASYNAGPGNVSKWLRTIGKIDPDDFVEDIPFNETKNYVRQVFGNYWNYLRLYNPEISAQVARYSDTHPQLPQR; encoded by the coding sequence ATGCTGAAGAAACTACAAAAAAAACACATTTCTCTCATTGCTTTTGCAGCACTGTTTGCCTTTTCAGCAGGCGCAATGGTATCAGCACCTGAGATCGGAAAATTCTTAGGACAAAGGTTAAACCTGTCTCAAAATCAGCCTGAGCAAATATCTCCAGCTAATCAAGCCCAGTCAACCGTATTTGCACTAGGATCACAGTCTAGACCAGAACGAGCGGAAAAACTAGAAGCGATCGCCAATGGTTCCAGTTCACCAGACAGGGAACGCGCCCGTTATTTATTAGCCAGTGATTTAATTGAAACCAGGGATGGGGAAAAGGCTTTAAGTCTTCTGCAAGGACTAGAAAAAAGCTATCCCAGTCTTGGTCCCTATATTTTGCTGAAACAGGCACAGGCACAAGATATACTGGGTGAGAGTGGTAAGGCTTCGGATCTGAGGCAAAGAGTTCTCAGAGAGTATCCCGAAGCAGCAGGAAAAGCTAAAGCTTTATATATGATCGCCCTTCCAGAACATCATGATACAGCGATCGCTCAGTTTCCTTCTCATCCCCTCACCTGGGAAATTATTTATAAGCGTTTACAAGAAAATCCCAATCAGCCACAGTTACGGTTAATTCTGGCGCAGTACGCCTATAATCAAGCTGGAATCGTTGGCGTTTTAGATCAACTAATCAAAGAGCCGAATCTCAAACCCGAAGAATGGGAAATAGTGGGTACAGCTTATTGGGAAAATAATCAATTTGCCAAAGCTGGTGATGCCTATTTTAAAGCACCTCCAACATCTCGCAACCTTTACCGCGCCGCCAGAGGAATACAGATAGGGGGTAAGGAACGGGAAAAGGCGATCGCCACCTATAATCAACTAATACAACAATTTCCCGATGCCAGGGAAACGGGACTCGCTTTGTTACGTTTGTCAGAATTGGCTAGAAGCCGTAAGGATGCTTTACCCTATCTGGACAGAATAATTGCGAATTTTCCTCAACAAGCCAGTACAGCCGTAGTTGAAAAAGCCAAAATTTACCAAGGACTCAACGATCAACAGTCCGCTCAACAAACTTGGGAATTACTCTTAGGCAAATACGCCAGTTCTAATCAAGCCGCAGAGTATCGCTGGAACAAAGCCAACGAACAAGCCAAAGCCAAAAATTACGCAGGGGCTTGGCAATGGGCGCAACCAATTGCTACCAACAATCCTAATAGTATTTTAGCTCCCAGAGCAGGCTTTTGGGTGGGCAAATGGGCGCTGACATTAGGAAAGCAACAGGAAGCCAAAGCCGCTTACGAGTATGTATTGAGTCAATTTCCTTACTCTTATTATGCTTGGCGATCGGCTGCAAACCTGGGGCTGAATGTGGGTAACTTTGACAACGTGCGCCAATTGCAACCAGAAATAGTTGCAACTCAACGTCCCGTACCTCCCGCAGGTTCAGACACCTTCAAAGAACTATATTTGCTGGGTGAAGTGAATGATGCTTGGTTGCAATGGGAAACAGAATTTCTGAATAAACTCCAGCCCACGGTAGCAGAACAATTTACCGAAGGATTAATGCGGCTAGCTAGAGGAAACAATCTCTCAGCAATTAGCCTAATTTCTCGATTGGAAGACCGGGAAACACCAGAGGAACAAGCCGAGTATCAGGCTTTGAGCAAAGAGGTAAAATATTGGCAAGCCCGTTATCCTTTTCCCTATCGCCAGGAAATTAAAAAATGGTCTGCTGAACGGCAGTTAAATCCTTTGCTAGTTACAGGCTTGATGCGTCAAGAGTCCATGTTTGAGCCAAAAATCAAGTCCGTGGTCGGTGCGACTGGTTTAATGCAGGTCATGCCCGCTACAGGTGAATGGATTGCGCCTCAAATTAATTTGGATAGCAAAACCATTAATTTAGAAGATCCCAACGAAAATATTAATTTGGGGACATGGTATTTAGATTTTACTCATCGGCAGTATGACAATAATTCCATGTTAGCGATCGCCAGTTATAATGCTGGCCCCGGCAACGTCTCCAAATGGCTGCGAACCATTGGTAAAATCGATCCAGACGATTTTGTGGAAGACATTCCTTTTAATGAAACCAAAAATTACGTGCGACAAGTATTTGGGAATTACTGGAATTATCTGCGACTTTACAATCCAGAGATTTCGGCTCAGGTAGCAAGATACTCAGATACACATCCACAATTGCCTCAGAGGTAA
- the tatC gene encoding twin-arginine translocase subunit TatC yields the protein MTPSQEVTTPDLAQEEYGNSEIDPLNELPDEVEMSLFDHLEELRQRIFYSLIAVAVGVIGCFIAVKPIVKLLEVPAQGVKFLQLAPGEYFFVSIKVAGYSGLVLSSPFILYQIIQFLLPGLTRRERRLLGPVVLGSSVLFAGGLVFAYLLLIPAALNFFISYGEDVVDQLWSIDKYFEFVLLLLFSTGLAFQIPIIQVLLGNLGIVSSKMMIAGWRFVIMGAVILGAVLTPSTDPLTQSLLAGAVLGLYFGGIGLVKLTGK from the coding sequence ATGACACCATCACAAGAAGTAACTACTCCTGATCTCGCCCAAGAGGAATACGGCAACTCAGAAATTGATCCTCTCAATGAGTTACCAGATGAAGTCGAAATGTCCCTTTTCGACCATTTAGAAGAGTTACGACAACGGATTTTCTATTCTCTAATTGCTGTCGCAGTTGGTGTAATTGGCTGTTTCATCGCCGTCAAGCCCATTGTCAAGTTATTGGAAGTTCCAGCCCAAGGAGTCAAATTTCTCCAACTTGCGCCCGGAGAATATTTCTTTGTCTCCATCAAAGTCGCAGGTTACAGTGGCTTGGTGCTTTCTAGTCCCTTCATTCTGTACCAAATTATCCAGTTCCTGCTTCCAGGACTAACACGCCGGGAACGGCGTTTACTGGGGCCAGTAGTTTTAGGTTCCAGTGTGCTGTTTGCAGGTGGTTTAGTATTTGCCTACTTGCTGCTTATCCCCGCCGCTTTGAATTTCTTCATTAGCTACGGTGAAGATGTTGTAGACCAACTTTGGTCGATTGACAAATACTTTGAATTTGTGCTGCTATTGTTATTTAGCACTGGTTTAGCATTTCAAATTCCGATTATCCAAGTATTACTAGGTAATTTGGGAATTGTTTCTTCTAAAATGATGATTGCTGGCTGGCGTTTTGTAATTATGGGAGCAGTAATTCTCGGTGCTGTCCTCACCCCTTCCACTGACCCCCTCACCCAAAGTCTGTTAGCAGGCGCAGTATTAGGACTGTACTTTGGTGGTATTGGTCTAGTGAAACTCACAGGTAAATGA
- a CDS encoding tRNA-binding protein: protein MTQINYDDFEQVEIRVGRIIEVTDFPQARKPAYKLWIDFGELGVKKSSAQITKLYDLEDLKNRLILAVTNFPPRQIADFMSEVLVLGVAGENGEVVLIQPDRDVPLGKRIS, encoded by the coding sequence ATGACACAAATTAATTATGATGACTTTGAGCAAGTCGAAATTCGTGTTGGCAGAATTATCGAAGTAACAGATTTTCCCCAAGCACGAAAACCAGCTTACAAACTGTGGATAGACTTTGGTGAATTGGGCGTTAAAAAATCTAGCGCCCAAATTACTAAACTGTATGATTTAGAAGATTTAAAAAACAGATTAATCTTAGCTGTGACTAACTTTCCACCTCGTCAAATAGCTGATTTTATGTCAGAAGTTTTAGTCTTAGGCGTAGCTGGTGAAAATGGCGAAGTTGTGTTAATTCAACCAGATAGAGATGTGCCATTAGGTAAAAGAATTTCATAA
- the plsY gene encoding glycerol-3-phosphate 1-O-acyltransferase PlsY produces the protein MAIWLGLCGVALVVAYLLGSFPTGYIAGKLLKGIDIREVGSGSTGATNVLRTLGKGPGVLVLVIDCLKGVLAIALVYWLFSYAPNQNLIPSTVDIPIWQPWIITLSGLFAILGHSKSIFLGFSGGKSVATSLGILLAMNWQVGLATAGVFALFIAISRIVSLSSISGAIAVPILMVFLHQPLPYILFGVAGGLYVILRHRTNIERLLAGMEPKIGQKLATEEAADG, from the coding sequence ATGGCTATTTGGCTCGGTTTATGTGGTGTGGCTTTGGTGGTAGCTTATCTGTTGGGTTCTTTTCCTACTGGCTACATTGCGGGGAAGCTTTTGAAGGGTATTGATATTCGGGAGGTTGGTTCGGGTTCAACTGGCGCAACTAATGTATTAAGGACTTTGGGGAAAGGGCCGGGTGTGTTGGTTTTAGTGATTGATTGCTTGAAGGGTGTTTTAGCGATCGCTCTTGTCTATTGGTTATTCTCTTATGCTCCTAATCAAAATCTTATCCCCTCAACGGTAGATATCCCAATTTGGCAACCCTGGATAATTACTTTATCTGGTTTATTCGCTATTTTGGGACACAGTAAATCAATTTTTTTGGGCTTTTCTGGTGGTAAGTCTGTGGCTACCAGTTTAGGCATTTTATTGGCGATGAATTGGCAGGTGGGATTGGCTACAGCCGGGGTTTTTGCTCTGTTTATCGCTATCTCTAGGATTGTATCATTGAGTTCGATTAGCGGTGCGATCGCTGTTCCTATTTTGATGGTATTTCTACATCAACCGCTACCTTATATCCTGTTTGGTGTTGCTGGGGGTTTGTATGTGATTTTACGCCACCGGACTAATATTGAGCGGTTGCTTGCTGGTATGGAACCGAAGATTGGTCAGAAGTTAGCCACGGAAGAAGCTGCTGATGGCTGA
- a CDS encoding DUF3086 domain-containing protein, giving the protein MNPEESQTPEQIDEWLEQIEVDNPKPEKPENSSVESVLEAEALTSSPDIQENNPDIQPILSHPEVVDSVIESIEESTVEFTAVELEAETLVIKSDVKSASQDNSLYAQAEARVAELQFTEAALKAEIANLEVSYKTLQKQLGETQTSLGRLVQESLVQLEQRKQALQISVEQLERRQERIRNEMRTTFAGTSQDLAIRVQGFKDYLTGSLQDLAMSAEQLQLIPPVVVERAKPVVQEVKAASEQPGTPQFAQQQFQDTTSKIRRLIDQYRSKPDYYGAPWQLRRTFEPVHAERVSDWFFSQGGRGALRSMGSRLQNILIASAVASILHKLYGDRIRTLVLANSPERLGEWRRGLQDCLGIARPDFGPDRGVALFETPEALAQKADRLVKANQLPLIIIDDSFEQISLAMLQFPLWLAFAPDPKAMKSYNDDF; this is encoded by the coding sequence ATGAACCCAGAGGAATCTCAAACTCCAGAACAGATTGATGAGTGGTTGGAACAAATAGAAGTAGACAACCCAAAGCCAGAAAAGCCGGAAAACTCATCTGTAGAGTCAGTCCTGGAAGCAGAAGCGCTAACTTCATCACCTGATATACAAGAAAATAACCCAGATATTCAGCCAATTCTTTCTCATCCAGAAGTGGTAGATTCTGTGATTGAGTCCATAGAAGAGTCAACTGTTGAATTTACCGCAGTGGAGTTGGAAGCAGAAACTCTTGTAATAAAGTCAGACGTAAAATCAGCGTCCCAAGATAATTCACTGTACGCCCAGGCTGAGGCAAGAGTTGCTGAGTTGCAATTTACAGAAGCAGCGCTGAAGGCAGAAATAGCTAATCTAGAAGTTTCTTATAAAACGCTTCAGAAACAATTAGGTGAAACTCAAACTTCTCTGGGACGACTTGTACAAGAGTCGCTGGTGCAGCTAGAACAACGCAAACAAGCACTGCAAATTTCTGTAGAACAGCTAGAACGCCGCCAAGAACGCATTCGGAATGAAATGCGAACGACTTTTGCGGGAACATCCCAAGATTTAGCTATTCGGGTGCAGGGCTTTAAAGACTATCTCACTGGTAGTTTACAGGATTTGGCTATGTCAGCAGAGCAATTGCAACTGATACCACCTGTGGTGGTAGAACGAGCCAAACCTGTTGTGCAAGAGGTGAAAGCAGCCTCAGAACAGCCGGGAACACCGCAATTTGCCCAACAACAGTTTCAAGATACTACAAGTAAAATTCGCCGCCTGATTGACCAATATCGCAGCAAACCTGATTATTATGGCGCGCCTTGGCAACTACGCCGGACTTTTGAACCTGTCCACGCTGAACGAGTTTCTGATTGGTTCTTCAGCCAAGGGGGACGGGGTGCTTTGCGGAGTATGGGTAGCCGCTTGCAGAATATTCTGATTGCTTCGGCTGTGGCTTCGATATTACACAAGTTATATGGCGATCGCATCCGCACTCTGGTTTTAGCTAATTCACCAGAACGTTTGGGTGAATGGCGGCGCGGTTTGCAAGACTGCTTGGGAATTGCTCGCCCTGATTTTGGCCCGGATAGAGGTGTGGCTTTGTTTGAAACGCCTGAAGCTTTGGCTCAAAAGGCTGACCGATTGGTGAAGGCTAATCAATTACCTTTAATTATCATTGATGATTCGTTTGAGCAAATTAGTTTAGCAATGCTGCAATTTCCTTTGTGGTTGGCTTTTGCTCCTGACCCTAAAGCTATGAAAAGTTACAATGATGATTTTTAA
- a CDS encoding DUF3119 family protein: MSTNKTGLETVTSSFAPDSTSTVELQPSYSIPIVLLTAAIPLVVVQLWVGVVIALLGLFLLIQTLTIRLHFTATDLDIYRGEKLLRRFPYQEWQNWRIFWNGIPILFYFKEVKSIHFLPILFDPKILKSCLEERCPRI, from the coding sequence ATGTCTACTAATAAAACAGGATTGGAAACTGTGACAAGTTCATTCGCGCCTGATTCTACATCAACTGTAGAACTCCAGCCTAGCTACAGCATCCCTATTGTGTTGCTAACTGCTGCTATTCCATTAGTGGTAGTGCAGCTTTGGGTAGGAGTAGTAATCGCATTGTTGGGTTTATTTCTTTTAATTCAAACTCTGACAATTCGGTTACACTTCACTGCTACAGATTTAGATATCTATCGAGGCGAAAAATTACTGCGGCGCTTTCCTTACCAGGAATGGCAAAACTGGCGGATATTTTGGAATGGTATTCCCATCCTGTTTTATTTTAAGGAAGTTAAGAGCATTCACTTTTTACCGATTTTGTTTGACCCTAAAATCCTGAAATCTTGCCTAGAAGAACGTTGTCCACGTATATGA
- a CDS encoding MlaE family lipid ABC transporter permease subunit, translated as MSETKSKSSLGAWSQRLLAAIFLGGQVIVHLLRGKINWRNTLEQMAAVGPDSLFIALLTAVFVGAVFTIQVAREFINFGASNLVGGVLAVALTRELSPVLTAVVLAGRVGSAFAAEIGTMRVTEQIDALFILKTDPIDYLVIPRVLACCLMLPILTLLSLITGILGGLVIATNIYGIADTVFLDSARNLVGIWDIISALIKACCFGLLIAVIGCSWGLTTKGGAKGVGQSTTTAVVTSLLIIFTSNFFLSWLMFQGTGGALLQGF; from the coding sequence TTGAGTGAAACTAAATCAAAATCCAGTTTAGGAGCATGGAGTCAGCGACTGCTGGCGGCGATTTTCCTGGGTGGACAAGTAATAGTTCACCTCTTGAGGGGGAAAATTAATTGGCGCAACACTTTAGAGCAAATGGCAGCTGTTGGGCCAGATTCCTTATTTATTGCCCTGTTAACGGCTGTGTTTGTGGGCGCAGTGTTTACAATTCAGGTAGCGCGGGAGTTTATTAACTTTGGCGCTTCTAATCTCGTGGGCGGAGTACTGGCGGTAGCATTGACACGAGAACTGTCACCCGTGCTAACCGCAGTAGTTTTGGCGGGAAGAGTTGGTTCTGCCTTTGCAGCCGAAATAGGTACTATGCGGGTAACTGAGCAAATCGATGCTTTATTTATCTTAAAAACTGATCCCATTGATTACCTCGTTATCCCTCGCGTCCTGGCTTGCTGCTTAATGCTGCCGATTTTAACCCTTCTGTCTTTAATTACAGGGATTTTAGGGGGATTAGTTATTGCGACGAATATATATGGTATTGCCGATACTGTATTTCTAGACTCAGCTCGTAACCTTGTCGGCATTTGGGACATTATCAGCGCTTTAATTAAGGCGTGCTGCTTTGGCTTGCTAATCGCAGTTATTGGTTGCAGTTGGGGTTTAACTACAAAGGGAGGAGCTAAAGGCGTGGGACAATCAACCACAACGGCTGTTGTTACTTCCTTGCTGATTATATTTACCAGCAACTTCTTTCTTTCATGGTTAATGTTTCAGGGAACGGGTGGTGCATTGTTGCAAGGGTTTTGA
- the sppA gene encoding signal peptide peptidase SppA, with protein sequence MVWPFKSKFRKQIARIEITGAIAGSTRKRVLEALKTVEERKFPALLLRIDSPGGTVGDSQEIYSALKRLRKKIKIVASFGNISASGGVYIGMGAEHIMANPGTITGSIGVILRGNNLERLLEKVGVSFKVIKSGPYKDILSFDRQLTAPEETILQELIDVSYQQFVQTIAEARSLEVETVKSFADGRIFTGEQAVKLGVVDRLGTEEDARCWTAEMVGLDPDKAPCYTLEERKPLLSRLLPGSRQVSSGLGAGINWLEFEMSTSGLPLWLYRP encoded by the coding sequence ATGGTCTGGCCTTTCAAGTCCAAATTTCGGAAACAAATTGCCCGGATTGAAATTACTGGTGCGATCGCTGGTTCTACTCGCAAGCGCGTATTAGAAGCCCTCAAAACCGTAGAAGAGAGAAAGTTTCCGGCTTTACTCCTACGCATCGATAGTCCTGGAGGTACAGTTGGAGATTCACAAGAAATCTACAGCGCCCTGAAAAGGTTACGCAAGAAAATCAAAATTGTCGCCAGCTTTGGTAATATTTCCGCTTCTGGGGGTGTGTACATTGGCATGGGAGCCGAACATATCATGGCTAACCCTGGTACAATTACGGGGAGTATTGGCGTAATTTTGCGAGGGAACAACTTAGAACGCTTGCTGGAAAAAGTCGGTGTTTCTTTCAAAGTGATCAAATCTGGCCCTTACAAAGACATTTTGTCCTTTGACCGCCAACTGACTGCACCAGAAGAAACCATTTTGCAAGAGTTGATTGACGTTAGTTATCAGCAGTTTGTCCAGACAATCGCCGAGGCGCGTTCCTTGGAAGTAGAAACTGTCAAAAGTTTCGCTGATGGTCGAATTTTTACCGGAGAACAAGCTGTAAAATTAGGCGTTGTAGACCGCCTGGGAACTGAAGAAGATGCACGTTGCTGGACAGCAGAAATGGTGGGTCTTGATCCTGACAAAGCACCCTGTTATACCCTAGAAGAACGAAAACCTTTATTGAGTCGCCTTCTACCCGGAAGCCGTCAGGTTTCATCAGGACTTGGGGCGGGAATTAATTGGTTGGAATTTGAAATGTCTACCAGTGGTCTGCCACTGTGGTTATATCGACCATAA
- the aroH gene encoding chorismate mutase, with translation MEWQMRAIRGATTVSENKIAAITEAVTELIDELEQRNQLQPEEMISVTFSVTRDLDAIFPAAIARSRSGWDNVAMLDVQQMHVEGSLPRCIRFLIHAYLPASTPIHHIYLRQAAKLRPDWSLSQPLQPSQQIVKSKV, from the coding sequence GTGGAGTGGCAAATGCGGGCGATTCGCGGAGCAACAACTGTTTCCGAAAACAAGATTGCAGCGATTACAGAAGCGGTTACAGAACTCATAGATGAACTAGAACAACGAAATCAACTCCAGCCAGAGGAGATGATTAGTGTAACTTTCTCGGTGACACGGGATTTGGATGCGATTTTTCCGGCGGCGATCGCGCGATCGCGTTCTGGATGGGATAATGTCGCTATGTTGGATGTACAGCAAATGCACGTTGAAGGTAGCTTACCGCGTTGCATCAGGTTTCTCATCCACGCTTATCTTCCAGCTTCTACACCAATTCATCATATTTATTTACGCCAAGCTGCAAAATTACGACCAGATTGGAGTTTATCTCAGCCGTTACAACCATCACAGCAGATAGTTAAGTCAAAAGTTTAA
- the crtR gene encoding beta-carotene hydroxylase, with protein sequence MLTLEAQKSLKIPPKEFLAPPGDFNPTLLLFLSTVTMLVLSNFGYWLWQWPDWLCFTINTLALHCAGTVIHDACHQSAHRNRVINAMLGHGSALILAFAYPVFTRVHLQHHSHVNDPKNDPDHYVSTGGPLWLIAVRFLYHEVFFFQRRLWRKYELLEWFVSRLIVVTIFYISIQYHFLGYILNFWFIPAFLVGIALGLFFDYLPHRPFAERDRWKNARVYPGKLLNILILGQNYHLIHHLWPSIPWYNYQPAYYAMKPLLDEKGSPQTSGLLQKKDFWEFVYDIFVGIRFHRHHE encoded by the coding sequence ATGCTCACATTGGAGGCACAGAAGTCACTGAAAATCCCCCCCAAGGAATTTTTAGCGCCTCCTGGTGATTTTAATCCAACACTGTTGCTGTTTTTATCCACGGTAACAATGTTAGTGTTGTCTAACTTCGGTTACTGGCTATGGCAATGGCCAGACTGGTTGTGTTTTACTATTAACACTCTTGCTTTACATTGTGCTGGCACTGTGATTCACGATGCTTGTCACCAATCTGCCCATCGCAACCGCGTGATTAATGCCATGTTAGGGCATGGTAGCGCTTTGATATTAGCTTTTGCTTATCCAGTATTTACACGGGTGCATTTACAGCATCACTCCCACGTCAATGATCCCAAAAACGACCCAGATCATTACGTCTCGACAGGAGGTCCGTTGTGGTTGATTGCGGTACGCTTTTTGTACCATGAGGTGTTTTTCTTTCAACGGCGATTATGGCGCAAGTATGAACTATTGGAATGGTTCGTCAGCAGGTTAATTGTTGTAACAATTTTTTATATTTCCATTCAATATCACTTTTTAGGTTACATTCTGAATTTTTGGTTTATTCCGGCTTTTTTGGTGGGGATAGCATTGGGATTATTTTTTGATTATTTACCACATCGTCCGTTTGCAGAGCGCGATCGCTGGAAAAATGCCCGCGTCTATCCTGGTAAACTGTTAAATATCCTGATTTTGGGACAGAATTACCACCTCATCCATCATTTATGGCCTTCGATTCCTTGGTATAATTACCAGCCTGCTTATTACGCCATGAAGCCGTTATTGGATGAAAAGGGTAGTCCTCAGACATCTGGGTTATTGCAGAAAAAAGACTTTTGGGAATTTGTGTATGACATCTTTGTAGGAATTAGATTTCATCGTCATCACGAATAG
- the pyk gene encoding pyruvate kinase translates to MQLRDSLRRTKIVATIGPATSSPEMLKAIIEAGATTLRLNFSHGTHADHQRSIRLIRQTAFELNQPVAILQDLQGPKIRLGKFENGSIILAKGDRFTLTNRPVIGSQEISCITYDHLAEEVPVGAKILLDDGRVEMLVEEINREKGDLHCSVTVPGKLSNNKGVNFPGVYLSIKAMTDKDREDLMFGLDQGVDWVALSFVRNPQDMIEIKELISSTGKHVPVIAKIEKHEAIEQMEEVLALCDGVMVARGDLGVELPAEDVPVLQKRLIAAANRLGIPIITATQMLDSMVSNPRPTRAEVSDVANAILDGTDAVMLSNETAVGDFPVEAVATMARIAERMEQEEVLHPVVRPKRDDRRSIPNAISQAVGQIAEQLGAAAIMTLTQTGATARNVSKFRPHTPILAVTPHVNVARQLQMVWGVKPLLVLGLPSTGQTFQAAINVAQERNYLTEGDLVVMTAGTLQGVSGSTDLVKVEVVTAVLGQGIGLGQGSVTGRARVAHTAMDVSNFNPGDILVAPRTDADFVEAIRKAAGIITEDDSLTSHAAVIALRLGVPVIVGVKTATSVIRDGAILTLDLQRGLVYSGAVGTP, encoded by the coding sequence ATGCAATTAAGAGACTCTCTACGCCGGACAAAAATTGTTGCTACAATTGGCCCTGCTACTAGCAGCCCAGAAATGCTGAAGGCGATTATTGAAGCGGGTGCAACCACACTGCGGCTCAATTTCTCCCACGGTACTCATGCCGACCATCAGCGTAGTATTCGCTTAATTCGGCAAACTGCCTTTGAATTAAATCAGCCAGTAGCAATTCTCCAAGACTTGCAAGGGCCGAAAATTCGCTTAGGTAAGTTTGAAAATGGGTCGATAATTTTAGCAAAAGGCGATCGCTTCACCTTGACAAATCGCCCAGTTATCGGTTCACAAGAAATTAGCTGTATTACCTACGATCATTTAGCAGAAGAAGTGCCTGTAGGTGCAAAAATTCTCCTTGATGATGGACGAGTAGAAATGCTCGTAGAAGAAATTAATCGTGAAAAAGGCGATTTACACTGTTCTGTCACAGTCCCTGGTAAGTTGTCTAACAACAAAGGTGTAAACTTTCCCGGTGTTTACCTGTCAATCAAGGCCATGACCGACAAAGACCGCGAGGATCTGATGTTTGGTCTAGACCAAGGTGTAGACTGGGTAGCGCTTTCCTTTGTCCGCAACCCCCAGGACATGATCGAAATTAAAGAGCTAATTTCTAGCACCGGCAAGCACGTCCCAGTAATTGCCAAAATTGAAAAACATGAAGCCATTGAACAAATGGAAGAAGTTCTAGCTTTATGTGATGGCGTAATGGTTGCTAGAGGTGACTTAGGTGTAGAACTCCCGGCGGAAGATGTCCCTGTACTGCAAAAGCGGCTAATTGCTGCCGCCAATCGCTTAGGGATTCCCATCATCACCGCTACCCAAATGTTAGACAGCATGGTGAGTAACCCCCGTCCCACTCGTGCGGAAGTCTCAGACGTAGCCAATGCCATTTTAGATGGCACGGATGCCGTGATGCTATCGAATGAAACTGCTGTGGGTGACTTTCCCGTGGAAGCAGTAGCAACAATGGCACGTATTGCCGAACGCATGGAACAGGAAGAGGTACTGCATCCAGTAGTCCGCCCCAAGCGCGATGACCGGCGTTCTATTCCCAACGCCATTAGTCAAGCTGTGGGACAAATTGCTGAACAATTGGGCGCAGCAGCAATTATGACTCTGACGCAAACAGGGGCTACAGCCCGTAATGTCTCTAAATTCCGTCCCCATACACCTATTTTGGCTGTGACACCCCATGTAAATGTGGCACGACAGTTACAGATGGTTTGGGGAGTTAAACCCTTATTAGTGCTGGGTTTACCTTCCACTGGACAGACATTTCAAGCGGCTATCAATGTGGCGCAAGAGCGTAATTACCTGACTGAGGGTGATTTGGTGGTGATGACTGCTGGGACACTCCAAGGAGTTTCCGGCTCAACGGATTTGGTCAAGGTTGAAGTTGTCACAGCCGTTTTAGGTCAGGGTATTGGTTTGGGACAAGGTTCTGTCACGGGTCGCGCTAGGGTGGCTCACACTGCTATGGATGTGAGTAATTTTAATCCTGGAGATATCTTGGTAGCACCCCGCACCGATGCCGATTTTGTCGAGGCGATTCGCAAAGCGGCGGGGATTATTACTGAAGATGATAGTCTCACCAGTCACGCCGCAGTCATTGCTTTACGTCTGGGTGTACCTGTGATTGTGGGTGTGAAAACAGCAACTTCAGTGATTCGGGATGGAGCAATTCTGACTTTGGATCTGCAACGGGGTTTGGTTTACTCTGGGGCGGTGGGAACTCCTTAA